One window of Dysgonomonas mossii genomic DNA carries:
- the trpS gene encoding tryptophan--tRNA ligase gives METVLSGIRSTGKLHLGNYFGALRNFTRMQHENKCFFFIADYHSLTTHPDPKILHGNVKNVLTEYLAAGIDPEVSTIYVQSDVTEVCELYLLLNMHAYMGELSKTVSFKEKARKHPDNVNAGLLTYPTLMAADILMHNADKVPVGKDQEQHLEMTRKFARRFNNMYGVEYFKEPVAYNFGEELIKIPGLDGSGKMGKSEGNCIYLDEDAKSIEKKVKRALTDEGPKEPNSVKPDYIENLFTILKVVSTDEVVQHFEDKWNTCEIRYGDLKKQLAEDIIKVTTPIRERIQDIQNDDAYLHKVVTEGAEKARESARKTVREVREIMGFKKF, from the coding sequence ATGGAAACAGTACTAAGCGGTATCCGTTCTACCGGAAAACTGCATCTAGGAAACTACTTCGGTGCTTTGAGGAATTTCACAAGAATGCAACATGAAAACAAATGCTTCTTCTTCATAGCCGACTATCATTCGCTGACAACTCATCCCGATCCGAAAATACTACACGGAAACGTAAAGAACGTATTGACAGAATATCTTGCGGCAGGTATCGACCCCGAAGTATCGACGATATACGTACAAAGCGATGTGACCGAAGTATGCGAACTATATTTGCTACTGAACATGCACGCCTATATGGGCGAACTTTCGAAGACCGTTTCGTTTAAAGAAAAAGCCCGCAAACATCCCGATAATGTAAACGCCGGACTATTGACATACCCGACCTTGATGGCTGCCGATATCCTGATGCACAATGCAGACAAAGTACCTGTAGGAAAAGATCAGGAACAACACTTGGAAATGACACGCAAATTTGCCCGTCGCTTCAACAACATGTATGGTGTAGAGTACTTCAAAGAGCCTGTAGCTTACAACTTTGGTGAAGAGCTGATAAAAATACCGGGACTGGACGGTAGCGGCAAGATGGGAAAATCGGAAGGAAATTGCATCTATCTGGACGAAGACGCTAAAAGCATCGAGAAAAAGGTGAAGCGTGCACTTACCGACGAGGGACCAAAAGAACCGAACTCGGTAAAACCGGACTATATAGAAAACCTGTTCACCATACTAAAGGTGGTTTCTACTGACGAAGTAGTGCAACATTTCGAAGACAAATGGAATACATGCGAAATTCGTTACGGTGATCTTAAGAAACAATTAGCCGAAGATATTATCAAGGTAACGACACCGATACGTGAGCGCATACAGGATATTCAAAATGATGATGCCTATCTACACAAAGTAGTAACCGAAGGGGCGGAAAAAGCACGTGAAAGCGCACGCAAAACAGTTAGAGAAGTACGTGAAATAATGGGATTTAAGAAATTCTAA
- a CDS encoding 3'-5' exonuclease produces the protein MELNLRNPLIFFDLETTGTDTVKDRIVELSYLKVYPNGKEEMKTRRINPEMPIPAGATAIHGISDEDVKDCPTFKQIARSLADQMEGCDLAGFNSSRFDIPLLAEEFLRADVDIDFSKRKMIDVQIIFHKKEQRTLEAAYKFYCDKNLDNAHSAEADTLATYEVLKAQLDKYPDLENDMEKLAAEFSFFNNNVDLAGRIIRDENGIEVFNFGKHKGKPVAEVLKREPSFYAWMMDADFPLNTKQVLTKIKLREIQK, from the coding sequence ATGGAACTAAATCTGAGGAATCCGCTCATATTCTTTGACTTGGAAACTACCGGAACAGATACGGTGAAAGACCGTATTGTAGAACTATCCTACCTGAAGGTATATCCCAATGGGAAAGAAGAGATGAAGACCAGACGTATCAACCCGGAAATGCCAATTCCGGCAGGAGCAACTGCTATACATGGTATATCCGACGAAGATGTGAAAGACTGCCCGACGTTCAAGCAGATTGCCAGATCTTTGGCCGATCAGATGGAAGGTTGTGATTTGGCAGGGTTCAACTCCAGCCGTTTCGATATTCCCCTCCTTGCGGAAGAATTTCTTCGTGCTGATGTGGATATCGACTTCTCAAAACGTAAAATGATAGATGTGCAGATCATTTTCCATAAGAAAGAACAGCGTACTCTCGAAGCCGCATATAAGTTTTATTGCGATAAGAATTTGGATAATGCTCACTCGGCTGAGGCAGACACACTTGCTACTTACGAAGTATTGAAAGCACAGTTAGACAAATATCCTGATCTGGAAAACGATATGGAAAAGCTGGCTGCGGAATTCTCTTTCTTCAACAACAATGTAGACCTTGCGGGGCGCATTATCAGAGATGAAAATGGTATAGAGGTGTTCAACTTTGGCAAACATAAAGGAAAGCCCGTGGCAGAAGTACTGAAAAGAGAACCAAGTTTTTATGCATGGATGATGGATGCCGATTTTCCATTGAATACCAAACAGGTATTAACGAAGATCAAGTTGAGGGAAATACAAAAGTAA
- a CDS encoding alpha/beta hydrolase: protein MLKSKRIFVFGGILSLFLSVSVSAQKVVKLWEGNPPTVNGITEPEKYDKGSGWLTNVSVPELHVYLPDGANKTGAAVVICPGGGYAGLAFDHEGVQFAQWLNKQGIAGIILKYRMPNKHKEIPLDDAWQAMRYVRSHAAELGIKSDKIGIAGFSAGGHLAATASTHFATSGVSTRPDFSILFYPVITMQVATHGGSKYNLLGENASQADTYTFSNEKQVNVNTPPAILLLSDDDDSVQPANSIGYYDALKMNNIAATMYIFPEGGHGWGMRENFKYHTQMLTLLQMWLKDIQAK, encoded by the coding sequence ATGTTGAAGAGCAAGAGAATATTCGTGTTTGGGGGCATCCTGTCTCTGTTTTTATCTGTGTCTGTGAGTGCACAAAAAGTAGTGAAATTATGGGAAGGGAATCCGCCAACAGTTAACGGTATCACCGAACCTGAGAAGTATGACAAAGGTAGCGGGTGGCTTACCAATGTTTCTGTTCCCGAGCTTCATGTCTACTTGCCTGATGGTGCGAATAAGACAGGCGCTGCAGTCGTTATCTGCCCCGGAGGAGGATATGCAGGGCTGGCTTTCGATCACGAAGGGGTACAATTTGCACAATGGCTCAACAAACAGGGTATTGCAGGTATTATACTCAAGTATCGTATGCCGAACAAGCATAAAGAAATTCCGTTAGATGATGCATGGCAAGCTATGCGCTACGTAAGATCGCATGCTGCTGAATTGGGAATAAAATCAGATAAAATCGGTATTGCGGGTTTCTCGGCCGGAGGACATCTTGCAGCAACGGCTTCTACCCATTTTGCCACATCGGGAGTAAGTACACGCCCCGACTTTTCCATTCTTTTTTATCCTGTTATTACGATGCAGGTAGCCACACATGGCGGATCTAAATATAATCTGTTGGGAGAGAATGCTTCACAAGCGGATACTTATACTTTTTCGAATGAGAAGCAAGTGAATGTAAACACGCCTCCTGCAATATTGTTGCTTAGCGACGATGACGATAGTGTGCAACCGGCCAATAGCATCGGCTATTACGATGCTCTGAAAATGAATAATATTGCGGCCACAATGTACATATTTCCCGAAGGAGGACATGGTTGGGGAATGAGAGAGAATTTTAAATATCATACACAGATGCTCACCTTGCTGCAAATGTGGCTGAAAGATATACAAGCAAAATAA
- the dnaN gene encoding DNA polymerase III subunit beta, translating into MRFVVSSTALLSHLQAISKVINSKNTLPILDCFLLELEGSTLSLTAADSETRLVTSLEVNEADGNGKFAVNAKNLLDPLKELPDQPLTFEINSDNLETFIFFHNGKYNFIGQNGEDYPQPKQLKETAVSLTIEPQVLFSGINRTLFASADDELRPVMNGVYFDISTEDLTFVASDGHKLVRCKTLSAKGAERASFILPKKPANLLRAILPKESETVEIKFDENNAYIKMSSYTMTCRFIEGRYPNYNSVIPQNNPNKVILDRLSFLNALKRVSVFSNQASNLIRLQLSDKNIIVSAQDIDFSTAAEETIPCDYTGTPMSIGFKSSFLIDILNNIPSSDISLELSDPSRAGLIIPAENEENEDLLMLLMPMMLND; encoded by the coding sequence ATGAGATTTGTTGTTTCCAGTACAGCATTATTAAGTCACTTGCAGGCAATAAGCAAGGTGATCAATTCAAAGAATACATTACCTATTTTAGATTGTTTCTTGCTCGAGCTCGAAGGTTCTACCCTCTCTCTTACAGCAGCAGACTCTGAAACACGTTTGGTTACTTCTCTTGAAGTGAACGAGGCTGACGGTAATGGAAAGTTCGCAGTGAATGCAAAGAATCTGTTGGATCCATTGAAGGAATTGCCTGACCAACCGCTTACATTTGAGATCAATAGCGACAATCTGGAGACATTTATTTTCTTTCATAACGGTAAGTATAACTTTATCGGACAAAACGGTGAAGACTATCCTCAACCTAAACAGTTGAAGGAAACAGCCGTTAGCCTGACTATCGAGCCTCAGGTTTTATTTTCGGGTATCAACCGCACACTATTTGCCAGTGCAGACGATGAGCTTCGTCCGGTGATGAACGGAGTTTACTTCGATATCAGCACTGAAGATCTTACTTTCGTGGCATCTGACGGACACAAGTTGGTACGTTGCAAAACATTGTCGGCAAAGGGAGCAGAACGCGCTTCGTTTATTCTTCCAAAGAAGCCGGCAAACTTACTTCGTGCTATTCTGCCAAAAGAATCTGAAACAGTAGAAATCAAATTCGATGAGAACAATGCCTATATAAAAATGTCGAGCTATACGATGACTTGCCGTTTTATAGAAGGCCGTTATCCAAATTATAATTCGGTAATTCCACAAAATAACCCGAACAAAGTAATTCTCGATCGTTTGTCATTCCTCAATGCATTGAAACGTGTTTCGGTGTTCTCTAATCAGGCAAGTAACCTCATCAGATTGCAACTTTCTGACAAGAATATTATTGTTTCGGCTCAGGATATAGATTTCTCTACAGCTGCCGAAGAAACTATTCCATGTGACTATACAGGAACACCGATGAGCATAGGTTTCAAATCAAGTTTCCTTATTGATATTCTGAACAATATCCCATCGTCTGATATCTCACTCGAACTGTCAGACCCTTCACGTGCAGGACTTATTATTCCTGCCGAAAATGAAGAGAATGAAGACTTGTTGATGCTGCTTATGCCAATGATGCTCAACGACTAA
- a CDS encoding isocitrate dehydrogenase (NADP(+)), protein MQKIKVTNPVVEMDGDEMTRIIWKYIKDKLILPYVDVDLKYFDLGIENRDATNDQVTIDSAEATKKYNVAIKCATITPDEARVEEFGLKKMWKSPNGTIRNILGGTVFREPIIMSNIPRLVNTWDKPIIIGRHAHADQYKATDFVTKGKGKLTITYTPEGGEPQTHTVYDYNGGGVALAMYNTDESIYGFAHSCFKLALQKKYPLYLSTKNTILKAYDGRFKDIFQEVYEKDYKEAYQKAGITYEHRLIDDMVAAALKWNGGFVWACKNYDGDVQSDTVAQGFGSLGLMTSVLLTPDGKTMEAEAAHGTVTRHYRQHQQGKETSTNPIASIFAWTRGLSHRGKLDENWALVDFTRKLEEVCIETVEKGKMTKDLALLVYGDTMHRGDYLNTEDFLDAIAEGLKEKLGV, encoded by the coding sequence ATGCAAAAGATAAAAGTGACGAATCCCGTTGTGGAGATGGATGGGGACGAAATGACCCGTATTATATGGAAATATATAAAAGATAAGTTGATACTCCCGTATGTGGATGTAGATCTCAAATATTTTGACCTGGGTATAGAAAACCGTGATGCGACAAACGATCAGGTGACGATAGACAGTGCTGAGGCAACTAAGAAATATAATGTAGCTATCAAGTGCGCTACAATCACTCCGGATGAGGCCCGTGTAGAGGAGTTCGGATTGAAAAAAATGTGGAAATCTCCGAACGGAACAATCCGTAATATACTGGGCGGAACAGTATTTCGTGAACCTATTATTATGAGCAATATTCCTCGTTTGGTGAATACATGGGACAAGCCAATCATTATAGGACGTCATGCGCATGCCGATCAGTATAAAGCGACTGACTTTGTTACAAAAGGAAAAGGGAAGCTTACCATTACTTACACACCCGAGGGGGGAGAGCCTCAAACCCATACTGTGTACGATTATAATGGGGGTGGCGTAGCCTTGGCAATGTACAACACCGATGAGTCTATCTATGGATTTGCTCATTCGTGTTTCAAACTCGCGTTACAAAAGAAATATCCATTGTACCTTTCTACAAAGAATACCATATTGAAAGCTTACGACGGACGCTTCAAAGATATTTTTCAGGAAGTATATGAAAAAGACTATAAGGAAGCATACCAAAAAGCAGGCATTACCTACGAACATCGTCTGATAGATGATATGGTTGCTGCTGCCTTGAAGTGGAATGGCGGTTTTGTTTGGGCATGTAAGAATTACGACGGAGATGTTCAGTCCGATACCGTAGCGCAGGGCTTTGGCTCGTTAGGCTTAATGACTTCCGTATTGCTTACCCCTGACGGCAAGACGATGGAGGCTGAGGCTGCTCACGGAACGGTGACACGTCACTATCGCCAACATCAACAGGGGAAAGAAACATCAACCAACCCTATAGCCTCAATCTTTGCATGGACAAGAGGATTGTCTCACAGAGGAAAACTAGATGAAAATTGGGCGCTCGTTGATTTTACCAGAAAGCTGGAAGAGGTCTGTATAGAAACGGTAGAGAAAGGGAAGATGACAAAAGACCTTGCTTTGCTAGTATATGGTGATACTATGCACAGAGGTGATTATCTGAATACAGAAGATTTCTTGGATGCAATAGCTGAGGGCTTGAAAGAAAAGCTGGGAGTGTGA